From Polaribacter haliotis:
AAGTGCGGTTAATTTTTTCATTTTATCTATTAAAAGTAATTCGTTTTCCTTTAATTTCGTCATTAAAAACACCATTATTATACATTAAATTTCCATTTACAAACGTATGTGTTATTGTAGATGAAAAAGTAGTTCCTTCAAAAGGAGACCAACCACATTTGTATAAAATATTTTCTTTAGAAACTGTTTGAGGTTTGTTTGGATTTATTAAAACCAAATCTGCATAAAAACCTTCTTTTATAAACCCTCTTTTTTCAATTTGAAATAATTTAGCAGGATTATGGCTCATTTTTTCAACCGCTTTTTCGATAGGAATTACGCCTTCTTTAACCTTTTCTAAAATCGCCATAACTGCATGTTGTACTAATGGACCTCCACTTGGTGCTTTTGTGTAAATATTCGACTTTTCTTCTAAAGTATGTGGTGCATGGTCTGTTGCTAGAACATCAATTCTGTCATCTAACAAAGCTTCCCATAAACCCAATCTATCTTTTTCCGTTTTTACAGCAGGATTCCATTTTATATGTGTACCTTTTTTGTCATAATCTTTATCATTAAACCATAAATGATGAATACAAACTTCTGCAGTAATTTGCTTTTCTTCTAAAGGAATATCATTTCTAAAAAGCTCGGTTTCTTTAGCTGTTGATAAATGAAAAATATGCAATCTTGCACCTGTTTTTTTCGCCAATTCAATCGCTTTAGAAGACGACAAATAACACGCTTCTTCACTTCTAATTATTGGATGGTATTTTATTGGAATATCTTCTCCATATTTTTCAATAAATTCGGCTG
This genomic window contains:
- a CDS encoding dihydroorotase, producing MEKSILIKNATIINENKTFTGDVLIENEIIKEISSKISVPENIEIINAKGSYLIPGFIDDQVHFREPGLTHKANIATESRAAVAGGITTFIEMPNTVPQATTQELLEDKFKIAAKDSYANYSFMFGGTNDNLEELLKTDPKKVAGIKLFLGSSTGNMLVDNEEILEKIFSSTKMIISVHCEDEATIRRNTAEFIEKYGEDIPIKYHPIIRSEEACYLSSSKAIELAKKTGARLHIFHLSTAKETELFRNDIPLEEKQITAEVCIHHLWFNDKDYDKKGTHIKWNPAVKTEKDRLGLWEALLDDRIDVLATDHAPHTLEEKSNIYTKAPSGGPLVQHAVMAILEKVKEGVIPIEKAVEKMSHNPAKLFQIEKRGFIKEGFYADLVLINPNKPQTVSKENILYKCGWSPFEGTTFSSTITHTFVNGNLMYNNGVFNDEIKGKRITFNR